One window of the Camelina sativa cultivar DH55 chromosome 1, Cs, whole genome shotgun sequence genome contains the following:
- the LOC104790087 gene encoding cytochrome b561 and DOMON domain-containing protein At3g25290, with the protein MSSSSVRTSLSLLFLALLISPAVSQTCKSQTFSGDKTYPHCLDLPQLKAFLHYSYDAANTTLAVVFSAPPAKPGGWIAWAINPKGTGMVGAQTLVAYKDPGNGVAVVKTLNISSYSSLVPSKLAFDVWDMKAEEAARDGGTLRIFARVKVPADLVAKGKVNQVWQVGPELGPGGMIGKHAFDPPNLASMSSLDLKGDNSGSTTISGGGEVNAKIKKRNIHGILNAVSWGILFPIGAIIARYMRIFESADPAWFYLHVSCQFSAYVIGVAGWGTGLKLGSESEGIRFTGHRNIGIALFALATIQMFAMLLRPKKDHKYRFYWNIYHHGVGYAILILGLINVFKGINILNPQDTYKTAYIAVIAILGGIALLLEAVTWVIVLKRKSNNSMKP; encoded by the exons atgtcttcttcttccgtaagaacctctctctctctccttttcttgGCTCTTCTAATCTCACCGGCAGTCTCACAAACCTGTAAGTCACAGACGTTTTCCGGCGATAAAACCTACCCTCACTGCCTTGACCTCCCTCAACTCAAAGCCTTCCTCCACTATTCCTACGATGCAGCCAACACAACTCTCGCCGTCGTCTTCTCCGCTCCTCCCGCAAAGCCTGGCGGATGGATCGCTTGGGCCATAAATCCAAAGGGTACAGGTATGGTCGGAGCTCAAACCCTTGTCGCTTACAAGGATCCAGGTAACGGTGTTGCCGTGGTGAAGACGCTAAACATTAGCTCCTATAGCTCGCTTGTTCCTTCGAAGCTTGCGTTTGATGTTTGGGATATGAAAGCCGAGGAGGCCGCGAGGGATGGAGGAACGTTGAGGATCTTTGCTAGGGTTAAGGTTCCGGCTGATTTGGTGGCAAAGGGAAAAGTGAATCAGGTTTGGCAAGTTGGTCCTGAATTAGGTCCTGGTGGAATGATTGGGAAGCACGCTTTCGACCCGCCGAATCTTGCTTCTATGAGCTCTCTTGATTTAAAAGGTGACAACAGCGGCAGCACAACCATCTCTGGGGGCGGTGAGGTAAATGCCAAGATCAAGAAGAGAAAT ATTCATGGGATACTAAACGCGGTGAGCTGGGGGATTTTGTTTCCTATAGGAGCAATAATAGCTAGGTATATGAGAATATTTGAATCCGCAGATCCGGCTTGGTTTTACCTTCACGTGTCTTGTCAGTTCTCGGCTTATGTCATCGGTGTTGCCGGTTGGGGTACCGGACTCAAGCTCGGCAGCGAGTCTGAAGGTATTCGCTTCACCGGCCATCGTAACATTGGCATTGCCCTCTTCGCCCTTGCCACTATTCAG ATGTTTGCGATGTTGTTGCGGCCAAAGAAAGATCACAAGTACAGATTTTATTGGAATATCTACCACCATGGAGTTGGCTACGCGATCCTCATCCTTGGGCTCATTAATGTCTTTAAAGGTATCAACATCTTGAACCCACAAGACACGTACAAGACGGCTTACATTGCTGTGATAGCCATTCTTGGAGGCATTGCTTTGCTCTTGGAAGCCGTCACTTGGGTCATTGTACTCAAGAGAAAATCAAACAACTCAATGAAGCCTTAG
- the LOC104790097 gene encoding dCTP pyrophosphatase 1-like: MKKGEGGEENKDEVSLQTLSKKMDDFAKARDWEKYHSPRNLLLAMVGEVGELSEIFQWKGEVAIGCPDWKEEEKVHLGEELSDVLLYLVRLSDACGVDLGKAALRKIELNAIKYPALKQTDDEVGDGEVSSSKIKLNEEH, from the exons ATGAAaaaaggagaaggaggagaagaaaacaaggaTGAGGTCTCTCTTCAGACTCTGAGTAAGAAAATGGATGATTTTGCAAAAGCTAGAGATTGGGAGAAGTATCACAGTCCAAGGAATCTCCTCCTTGCAATG GTGGGTGAAGTGGGAGAGCTATCAGAGATATTCCAATGGAAAGGGGAAGTGGCAATAGGTTGTCCAGATtggaaagaggaagagaaagttCATCTCGGTGAAGAGTTATCAGATGTGTTGTTGTATTTGGTGAGGCTTTCGGATGCGTGTGGTGTCGATTTAGGCAAAGCTGCTTTGCGCAAGATTGAGCTTAATGCGATTAAGTATCCAGCACTCAAACAGACTGATGATGAAGTTGGTGATGGTGAAGTTTCAAGCAGCAAGATTAAGTTGAATGAAGAACATTAA
- the LOC104790106 gene encoding probable sodium/metabolite cotransporter BASS3, chloroplastic, whose product MTLIASLSLSPLQAIQRQSLSDSNRFKCQFRSSSSCSPLSSLHSSSLSNFLDFRLRRRQGGGLVPVVACSTTPFMGRVGSHWRDGNMSLLSFCGGTDVTERADSSQFWSALLPFVVALTAVAALSYPPSFTWVSKEMYAPALGGIMLSIGIQLSIDDFALAVKRPVPLSVGFVAQYVLKPLLGFLVANAFGMPRTFYAGFVLTCCVAGAQLSSYASSLSKADVAMSILLTSSTTIASVLFTPLLTGLLIGSVVPVDAVAMSKSILQVVLVPVTLGLVLNTYAKPVVTLIQPVMPFVAMVCTSVCIGSPLSINRSQILSAEGLGLIIPIVTFHAVAFVLGYWFSKIPGLRQEEEVSRTISLCTGMQSSTLAGLLASQFLGSSQAVPAACSVVVMAIMGLCLASFWGNGFRIRDILSLSTPQSSGYTAES is encoded by the exons atgactTTGATTGCTTCTTTGTCTCTCTCACCACTACAAGCTATACAAAGACAATCACTTTCGGATTCTAATCGCTTCAAATGTCAAtttcgctcttcttcttcttgttcaccTCTGTCTTCTCTTCATTCATCATCGCTTAGTAACTTTCTTGATTTTAGACTACGGCGGAGACAGGGCGGCGGATTGGTGCCGGTGGTAGCGTGTTCAACGACTCCGTTTATGGGTAGAGTTGGTTCACATTGGAGAGATGGGAACATGTCTCTGTTATCTTTCTGTGGTGGAACTGATGTTACGGAGAGAGCTGACTCGTCTCAGTTTTGGTCTGCTTTGCTTCCTTTTGTTGTTGCTCTCACCGCCGTTGCTGCTCTCTCTTACCCACCTAGTTTCACCTG GGTATCTAAAGAAATGTATGCTCCTGCTCTTGGAGGGATTATGTTATCTATTGGAATCCAGCTTTCTATTGATGATTTTGCTCTTGCAGTCAAAAG ACCTGTGCCGCTATCTGTTGGGTTTGTTGCTCAGTACGTTCTGAAACCGCTCCTTGGGTTTTTAGTTGCTAATGCCTTTGGGATGCCGAGGACCTTCTATGCTGGTTTTGTACTCACATGTTGTGTGGCAGGGGCTCAGTTATCTAGCTACGCGAGTTCTTTGAGCAAAGCAGATGTGGCCATGAGCATTCTTCTCACTAGTTCTACGACTATTGCTTCTGTACTCTTTACCCCTTTGCTAACTGGTCTTCTGATTGGATCGGTAGTTCCTGTTGATGCAGTTGCCATGTCCAAGTCCATACTACAG GTGGTGCTTGTTCCAGTCACTCTTGGCCTTGTGTTAAATACTTATGCAAAGCCTGTGGTCACTCTTATTCAACCCGTGATGCCGTTTGTTGCTATGGTGTGCACTTCAGTGTGCATTGGAAGCCCACTTTCGATAAATCGCAGTCAGATTCTGTCAGCTGAAGGCCTTGGATTGATTATTCCAATTGTTACATTCCATGCAGTAGCATTTGTATTGGGATATTGGTTCTCTAAGATCCCAGGCTTACG gcaagaggaagaagttAGCCGGACTATCTCGCTTTGTACAGGAATGCAGAGCTCCACATTAGCCGGGCTTCTTGCTAGCCAGTTCCTTGGTAGCAGTCAAGCCGTTCCAGCAGCTTGCTCTGTGGTTGTAATGGCCATAATGGGTCTATGCCTTGCTTCTTTCTGGGGCAATGGGTTTCGAATCAGGGACATTCTATCGCTATCAACACCGCAAAGCAGTGGCTACACCGCTGAATCATGA
- the LOC104790115 gene encoding serine carboxypeptidase-like 21 — protein MGLLMEAIVATILLSLCFAITESAPESALITKLPGFNGTFPSKHYAGYVAIDKERSKNLWYYFVESERNASTDPVVLWLNGGPGCSSLDGFVYEHGPFNFDPKKKNRNLLQLNPYSWSKVSNIIYLDSPVGVGFSYSEKKSDYTTNDTGTASDSYTFLVEWFKMFPQFQSNPFFISGESYAGIYVPTLASQIVKGHKKVAKPVINLKGYLVGNGVTDEVFDGNALVPFTHGMGLISDELYEETKLVCKGTYYNTGQSDQSKECLNKLKNVSHTVSSLNIYNILEPCYHGTSLSALDIGFLPKSLLTLGKTERPLAVRKRLFGRAWPLGSVVRPGIVPSWSQLLAGSGVPCVNDIVATKWLNEPAVRKAIHAKEERDIGSWQLCSDKLEYTHDTGSMIELHRNLTLSGIRALIYSGDHDMCVPYTGSEAWTKSIGYKATDQWRPWFSNHQVAGFTQGYANNLTFITIKGSGHTVPEYKPREALDFYSRFLAGKKI, from the exons ATGGGTTTGTTAATGGAAGCTATTGTTGCTACGATATTGTTGTCCTTGTGTTTTGCAATAACAGAGTCAGCTCCAGAATCTGCTCTCATTACCAAGCTTCCTGGTTTCAACGGCACTTTTCCATCTAAACACTATGCCGG GTATGTGGCAATAGATAAAGAACGTAGTAAGAACCTATGGTATTACTTTGTGGAATCAGAGAGAAATGCTTCAACAGATCCAGTTGTGCTTTGGCTTAATGGTGGTCCAGGTTGCTCTAGCTTGGACGGATTTGTCTACGAGCATG GTCCATTCAATTTcgatccaaaaaagaaaaatagaaatcttCTACAACTCAATCCTTATAGTTGGTCCAAg GTGTCCAACATCATATACCTTGACTCTCCAGTTGGTGTAGGATTCTCTTACTCAGAGAAAAAATCTGATTATACAACTAATGATACGGGAACTGCTTCTGATTCTTACACATTCCTTGTCGAG TGGTTTAAGATGTTTCCACAGTTTCAGTCAAATCCGTTCTTTATCTCAGGAGAATCATATGCCGGTATCTATGTGCCAACTCTTGCTTCTCAAATTGTTAAAGGTC ATAAGAAAGTGGCAAAGCCGGTTATCAACTTAAAG GGATATTTGGTGGGTAATGGAGTTACTGATGAGGTGTTTGATGGTAATGCTCTTGTTCCCTTCACACATGGGATGGGACTTATCTCTGATGAACTATATGAG GAAACTAAATTAGTGTGCAAAGGAACGTACTATAATACTGGTCAATCAGATCAAAGTAAAGAATGTCTTAATAAGCTCAAAAATGTATCACACACTGTGAGCTCATTGAACATATATAACATCCTAGAACCGTGCTACCACGGAACATCTCTATCCGCCTTAGATATCGGATTTCTGCCTAAGAGTCTCCTTACGCTAGGCAAAACAGAAAGGCCATTGGCAGTGAGAAAGAGATTGTTTGGTCGTGCATGGCCTCTAGGCTCCGTTGTGCGTCCAGGCATTGTACCTAGTTGGTCTCAACTCCTCGCTGGCTCTGGTGTTCCTTGCGTT AACGATATAGTTGCGACTAAATGGTTGAACGAGCCAGCTGTAAGGAAAGCGATTCATGCTAAAGAG GAACGCGATATTGGAAGTTGGCAGTTGTGCTCAGACAAACTCGAATATACACACGACACTGGTAGCATGATCGAACTCCATAGAAACCTCACTCTTAGTGGCATTCGTGCTCTCATTTACAG CGGAGATCATGATATGTGTGTACCATATACTGGTTCTGAAGCATGGACTAAGTCAATAGGATACAAAGCGACTGATCAATGGAGGCCATGGTTTTCAAATCACCAAGTTGCCGG GTTTACACAAGGGTATGCGAACAATCTCACATTTATAACCATCAAA GGTTCAGGACATACCGTTCCAGAATACAAACCGCGTGAAGCTTTGGACTTCTATAGCCGTTTCCTAGCCGGGAAAAAGatataa
- the LOC104790148 gene encoding poly(A)-specific ribonuclease PARN-like gives MQRRFLSSISATAGNSKTLNQGRWSVKQVKKSNFHVTLDKIRASIDSSDFIALSLQNTGSYTAAWHRVSAIDTPQTSYLKAKYTAERYQILQFALCPFSLHGTKLTVHPYNFHLFPRDELKCGMPSYRFSCQASRLTAMAREGFDFNTCIYEGISYLSRAQESASKFLSGNPILADPITVSSSSPATVADTVFVGRIRSRVKNWRKSCVESSIKTGDDDLVSSLRRLVLGSEQYGSRLCLTIDVCSERQVQLILEMLTEFADDVVPLLVASKSRGTQAVRTVFMSSKEDKDLFKRELQDLENKENRRVRGFREVVDLISSSQKPVISKNYLSDLTSIHAKFLGPLPANVDDFSSSLSSAFPNVVDLSQFMKEISPLSNISNLPAAMSSLNRFFAPVDVEVANEGCPVKLSENYQSHGQNAVMISQLFAKLRTIRKSDLPTVQPNEDFQDLASDEHESSVASCSKNADDENVKVWSKNSRRVSSENLVFIWGLAKKMTAANLKNALQKSHPVFAQEFDVKYLDKSCAIVVFWESGPSETFLKAVNNEEQLCGSLKEMVAEGLRAAGYKTYKKACRLGFWEADLAESLDKTLESSDTDPDSDTKPSEIDWSNDLAINFDEL, from the exons atgcAAAGACGCTTCCTTTCGTCAATCTCCGCCACCGCCGGAAATAGTAAAACCCTAAACCAGGGAAGATGGAGTGTAAAGCAAGTGAAAAAATCTAACTTTCATGTAACCCTCGATAAGATTCGTGCTTCCATCGATTCATCAGACTTCATAGCTCTCTCACTACAAAACACCGGCTCGTACACCGCCGCGTGGCACCGTGTCTCCGCCATTGATACGCCGCAAACGAGCTACTTGAAAGCTAAATACACCGCTGAACGTTACCAGATTCTTCAGTTCGCTCTCTGCCCTTTCTCTCTTCACGGCACCAAACTCACCGTTCATCC ATATAACTTTCATTTGTTCCCTCGGGATGAATTGAAATGTGGGATGCCTTCTTATCGCTtctcttgtcaagcttctcgtTTAACAGCAATGGCTAGAGAAGGGTTTGATTTCAACACTTGCATCTATGAAG GAATTTCATACTTATCTAGAGCACAAGAGTCTGCATCGAAGTTTCTATCGGGGAATCCGATATTAGCTGATCCTATcactgtatcttcttcttctccagctaCTGTAGCTGATACTGTCTTTGTTGGAAGGATTAGGTCACGTGTCAAGAATTGGAGAAAATCTTGTGTAGAGTCAAGCATAAAGACAGGAGATG ATGATTTAGTGAGCTCTCTGAGAAGACTGGTACTAGGGAGTGAGCAGTATGGTTCGAGGTTGTGTTTGACTATTGATGTTTGCAGTGAGCGTCAAGTGCAACTCATTCTAGAG ATGTTGACTGAGTTCGCAGATGATGTTGTCCCTCTACTCGTTGCTTCAAAGAGCAGAGGAACACAAGCAGTTCGTACTGTCTTCATGAGTTCAAAAGAGGACAAGGATCTTTTTAAG AGAGAGCTTCAAGatcttgaaaacaaagaaaacaggaGAGTTCGTGGCTTCCGGGAGGTGGtcgatttgatttcttcttcacagAAACCTGTCATTTCCAAGAATTATCTTAGTG ATCTTACTTCCATTCATGCTAAATTCCTGGGTCCTCTACCTGCAAATGTGGATGACTTCAGCAGTTCACTGAGCTCTGCATTTCCTAATGTTGTGGATCTCAGTCAGTTCATGAAAGAGATTAGTCCCTTAAGTAATATAAGTAATCTACCTGCAGCTATGTCCTCCTTGAATCGGTTCTTCGCACCTGTGGATGTGGAAGTGGCGAATGAGG GCTGTCCGGTCAAACTAAGCGAGAACTATCAGAGTCACGGGCAGAATGCTGTAATGATATCTCAGCTTTTTGCAAAACTTCGTACCATACGGAAATCAGATCTGCCAACTGTCCAACCAAATGAAGATTTCCAAGATTTGGCTTCTGATGAACACGAAAGCTCTGTCGCCTCTTGCTCTAAAAACGCAGACGATGAGAATGTTAAAGTCTGGTCAAAGAACAGCCGGAGAGTAAGCTCTGAGAACTTGGTGTTCATATGGGGATTAGCAAAAAAGATGACAGCTGCAAATCTGAAGAATGCTCTACAAAAGTCGCACCCCGTCTTTGCGCAAGAGTTTGATGTTAAATATTTAGACAAGAGCTGTGCAATCGTGGTATTTTGGGAGTCAGGTCCTTCAGAAACTTTCCTCAAAGCGGTTAACAATGAAGAGCAACTTTGTGGTTCCTTAAAAGAGATGGTTGCAGAAGGGTTAAGAGCAGCAGGTTACAAAACTTACAAGAAAGCATGTAGACTAGGCTTCTGGGAGGCTGACTTGGCGGAATCTTTAGACAAAACATTGGAATCTTCAGATACCGATCCTGATTCAGACACCAAACCATCAGAGATAGATTGGTCAAACGATTTAGCTATAAATTTTGATGAGCTATGA
- the LOC104790124 gene encoding uncharacterized CRM domain-containing protein At3g25440, chloroplastic isoform X1: MGFLTAAAARVLTSGSMLLRRKSRQLGFLASSSSPLFSSFDFMNRHISSGNILHKEPLNGITRNAGLLRSSWFHSTPARETDDSMSKSENSLSQEGVVVAFTKPKRKKLKGKRAVVRWLKFFRWKKKKEFERMTSEEKILNKLRKARKKEERLMETMKKLEPSESAETRHDPEILTPEEHFYYLKMGLKCKNYVPVGRRGIYQGVILNMHLHWKKHQTLQVVIKTFTPDEVKEIAVELARLTGGIVLDVHEGNTVIMYRGKNYVQPPTEIMSPRITLPRKKALDKSKCRDALRAVRKYIPRLEQELQLIQAQGETKRNDLNVKVDDAQERSEELKKIIERSGECLEDEQEEEEAGSELATDSDLSDIFETDSELEDEKTERPLFLEEFEKFPAINNSREERDFGDPGKAKSEDEENDDKSPDFDEVDKMFLRAASLLKKKRR, translated from the exons ATGGGATTCCTGACGGCGGCGGCGGCTAGGGTTTTGACATCGGGCTCAATGCTACTACGCCGTAAATCTCGCCAGCTAGGGTTCttagcctcctcctcctcgccGCTCTTTTCCAGCTTTGATTTCATGAATCGCCATATCAG CTCTGGTAATATTTTGCATAAGGAGCCTCTTAATGGAATTACAAGAAACGCTGGCTTGTTAAGATCATCTTGGTTTCATTCGACTCCAGCTCGTGAGACTGATGATTCCATGAGCAAATCTGAGAACAGTTTGAGTCAAGAAGGAGTAGTAGTAGCTTTTACTAAACCGAAGAGGAAAAAACTGAAAGGTAAACGAGCGGTTGTGCGGTGGCTAAAGTTTTTCCggtggaagaaaaagaaagagtttgaaagaaTGACATCTGAAGAAAAGATACTTAACAAACTAAGAAAG GCTCGGAAGAAAGAGGAACGTCTAATGGAGACGATGAAGAAGCTAGAACCTTCAGAGTCAGCGGAAACGAGACATGACCCTGAGATATTGACACCAGAAGAGCATTTTTATTACCTGAAAATGGGGTTGAAGTGCAAGAACTATGTTCCGGTAGGGAGACGTGGTATATACCAAGGAGTGATTCTGAACATGCATCTTCACTGGAAGAAGCATCAGACGTTACAGGTTGTGATCAAAACGTTTACGCCTGATGAAGTGAAGGAGATTGCTGTTGAGTTAGCGAGGTTGACTGGTGGGATTGTGCTTGATGTACACGAAGGGAACACGGTGATTATGTACAGAGGGAAGAACTATGTTCAACCTCCGACTGAGATCATGTCGCCGAGGATTACTCTTCCGAGGAAAAAGGCTTTGGACAAATCTAAATGCAGGGATGCGCTTCGTGCGGTTAGAAAGTATATTCCGAGGCTTGAACAAGAGCTTCAGTTGATTCAAGCGCAAGGTGAAACGAAGCGAAATGACCTGAATGTTAAGGTTGATGATGCTCAAGAGAGGTCGGAAGAGTTGAAGAAGATTATAGAAAGAAGCGGAGAGTGTTTGGAGgatgagcaagaagaagaagaagcaggatCAGAACTAGCAACGGACTCAGATCTTTCTGATATTTTTGAGACTGATTCGGAATTAGAAGACGAGAAAACAGAGCGACCGCTTTTTCTTGAAGAGTTTGAGAAGTTCCCAGCGATAAACAAcagcagagaagagagagattttggTGATCCGGGGAAGGCTAAATCAGAAGATGAGGAGAATGATGATAAGTCTCCAGACTTTGATGAAGTTGATAAGATGTTTCTTCGTGCTGCTTCGcttttaaagaagaaaagacgaTGA
- the LOC104790124 gene encoding uncharacterized CRM domain-containing protein At3g25440, chloroplastic isoform X2 — MSKSENSLSQEGVVVAFTKPKRKKLKGKRAVVRWLKFFRWKKKKEFERMTSEEKILNKLRKARKKEERLMETMKKLEPSESAETRHDPEILTPEEHFYYLKMGLKCKNYVPVGRRGIYQGVILNMHLHWKKHQTLQVVIKTFTPDEVKEIAVELARLTGGIVLDVHEGNTVIMYRGKNYVQPPTEIMSPRITLPRKKALDKSKCRDALRAVRKYIPRLEQELQLIQAQGETKRNDLNVKVDDAQERSEELKKIIERSGECLEDEQEEEEAGSELATDSDLSDIFETDSELEDEKTERPLFLEEFEKFPAINNSREERDFGDPGKAKSEDEENDDKSPDFDEVDKMFLRAASLLKKKRR, encoded by the exons ATGAGCAAATCTGAGAACAGTTTGAGTCAAGAAGGAGTAGTAGTAGCTTTTACTAAACCGAAGAGGAAAAAACTGAAAGGTAAACGAGCGGTTGTGCGGTGGCTAAAGTTTTTCCggtggaagaaaaagaaagagtttgaaagaaTGACATCTGAAGAAAAGATACTTAACAAACTAAGAAAG GCTCGGAAGAAAGAGGAACGTCTAATGGAGACGATGAAGAAGCTAGAACCTTCAGAGTCAGCGGAAACGAGACATGACCCTGAGATATTGACACCAGAAGAGCATTTTTATTACCTGAAAATGGGGTTGAAGTGCAAGAACTATGTTCCGGTAGGGAGACGTGGTATATACCAAGGAGTGATTCTGAACATGCATCTTCACTGGAAGAAGCATCAGACGTTACAGGTTGTGATCAAAACGTTTACGCCTGATGAAGTGAAGGAGATTGCTGTTGAGTTAGCGAGGTTGACTGGTGGGATTGTGCTTGATGTACACGAAGGGAACACGGTGATTATGTACAGAGGGAAGAACTATGTTCAACCTCCGACTGAGATCATGTCGCCGAGGATTACTCTTCCGAGGAAAAAGGCTTTGGACAAATCTAAATGCAGGGATGCGCTTCGTGCGGTTAGAAAGTATATTCCGAGGCTTGAACAAGAGCTTCAGTTGATTCAAGCGCAAGGTGAAACGAAGCGAAATGACCTGAATGTTAAGGTTGATGATGCTCAAGAGAGGTCGGAAGAGTTGAAGAAGATTATAGAAAGAAGCGGAGAGTGTTTGGAGgatgagcaagaagaagaagaagcaggatCAGAACTAGCAACGGACTCAGATCTTTCTGATATTTTTGAGACTGATTCGGAATTAGAAGACGAGAAAACAGAGCGACCGCTTTTTCTTGAAGAGTTTGAGAAGTTCCCAGCGATAAACAAcagcagagaagagagagattttggTGATCCGGGGAAGGCTAAATCAGAAGATGAGGAGAATGATGATAAGTCTCCAGACTTTGATGAAGTTGATAAGATGTTTCTTCGTGCTGCTTCGcttttaaagaagaaaagacgaTGA